From one Pseudomonas sp. B21-048 genomic stretch:
- a CDS encoding FMN-dependent NADH-azoreductase → MKLLHIDSSILGDNSASRQLSGEVVKAWQAAEPGVVVTYRDLAADAISHFSSSTLVAAGTAAELRNAAQQHEADLSGQALAEFIAADAVVIAAPMYNFTIPTQLKAWIDRIAVAGQTFRYTEAGPEGLCGGKKVVIVSTAGGLHAGQATGVAHEDYLKVLFGFLGITDIEFVRAHGLAYGDEVRSKAMSDAQAHISEQLFAAA, encoded by the coding sequence ATGAAATTACTGCATATCGATTCGAGCATTCTGGGCGACAACTCAGCTTCCCGTCAGTTGAGCGGCGAAGTCGTCAAAGCCTGGCAAGCCGCGGAGCCTGGCGTCGTGGTGACCTACCGCGACTTGGCCGCCGATGCCATCAGCCATTTCTCTTCCAGCACCTTGGTCGCCGCCGGCACAGCCGCTGAGCTGCGCAACGCCGCGCAACAGCACGAAGCCGATCTGAGCGGGCAGGCTCTGGCCGAATTCATCGCCGCTGATGCCGTCGTGATTGCCGCGCCTATGTACAACTTCACCATTCCGACCCAACTCAAGGCCTGGATCGACCGCATCGCCGTGGCCGGTCAGACTTTCCGCTACACCGAAGCCGGCCCTGAAGGCCTGTGCGGCGGCAAGAAAGTCGTGATCGTCTCGACTGCCGGTGGTCTGCATGCCGGTCAAGCGACCGGTGTTGCGCACGAAGATTATCTGAAAGTACTGTTCGGCTTCCTCGGCATCACTGACATCGAGTTCGTTCGTGCCCATGGCCTGGCCTACGGTGATGAAGTGCGCAGCAAAGCCATGAGCGACGCTCAGGCGCACATCAGCGAGCAATTGTTCGCTGCCGCGTAA
- a CDS encoding dienelactone hydrolase translates to MVRLCATLLICLLGSLNSVHAALAPPPHWSVGFHEMTFHDPLDSQPMRAIAFYPSSEKEHSSTLEGYTVEAGEDTKVAIGRFPMLMLSHGNTGTPLALHDLATSLARKGFVVVAVIHPGDNSKDHSRLGTLSNLYGRPIQISEAITATLSDRMLAPFVNAEQIGVIGYSAGGETALILSGATPDLDRLRRYCHERPDDHDACNTQGELIVDRDDLQPVADPRVHALLLMAPLSLKFGRHTLADVHVPVLLYSGDGDKLVAFDKNAAALARKLPTAPDFKLLAGAGHFVFLAPCNEEQIAAMPALCTDADGVDRKDIHRNMISEAGRFFSRALGKPTRAGMQTADQ, encoded by the coding sequence ATGGTGCGTCTTTGTGCAACGCTTCTGATTTGTCTGCTGGGCAGCCTGAATTCAGTGCACGCCGCGCTTGCGCCGCCTCCTCACTGGAGCGTCGGTTTTCATGAGATGACCTTTCACGATCCGCTGGATTCGCAACCGATGCGTGCCATCGCTTTTTACCCGTCCAGTGAAAAGGAACATTCCAGCACGCTCGAGGGCTACACCGTCGAAGCCGGTGAAGACACCAAAGTCGCCATCGGGCGCTTTCCAATGCTGATGCTGTCCCACGGCAACACCGGAACCCCGCTGGCCCTGCACGACCTCGCCACCTCATTGGCGCGCAAGGGTTTTGTGGTGGTGGCGGTGATCCATCCCGGCGACAACTCCAAAGACCACAGCCGCCTCGGCACCTTGAGCAACCTTTATGGGCGGCCGATCCAGATTTCCGAAGCCATTACCGCGACACTCAGCGACCGGATGCTCGCGCCCTTCGTCAATGCCGAGCAGATCGGGGTGATTGGCTATTCGGCGGGCGGTGAGACCGCGTTGATCCTGTCCGGCGCTACCCCGGACCTGGATCGCCTGCGCCGTTATTGCCACGAGCGCCCGGATGATCATGACGCCTGCAACACGCAAGGCGAACTGATCGTCGATCGTGATGATTTGCAGCCCGTGGCGGACCCGCGCGTGCATGCCTTGTTGCTGATGGCGCCGCTGAGCCTGAAGTTCGGCCGCCATACTCTGGCCGATGTGCATGTGCCGGTGCTGCTATACAGCGGCGATGGCGACAAACTGGTGGCATTCGACAAAAACGCCGCAGCGCTTGCGCGCAAACTGCCGACCGCACCGGACTTCAAATTGCTGGCTGGGGCAGGGCACTTCGTGTTCCTTGCACCCTGCAACGAAGAACAGATCGCCGCCATGCCAGCGCTGTGCACCGATGCCGACGGCGTCGACCGCAAGGATATTCACCGCAACATGATTTCCGAAGCCGGACGGTTTTTCTCCCGTGCCTTGGGTAAGCCCACCCGCGCCGGCATGCAAACCGCCGATCAATAA
- a CDS encoding MFS transporter produces MSVLQLPPQRSMAITLQIVSVVFYSFIAFLCIGLPIAVLPGYVHEQLGFSAIVAGLTIGSQYLATLFTRPMAGRLSDSVGTKRAIVYGLSGIALSGVLTLMSTLLQSVPLLSLIILIASRLLLGIAQGLIAVGTVSWCVGQVGAEHTARSISWNGIASYGAIAIGAPLGVVMVAELGFASLGIALSLLALMALLLIRNKPSVPVIRGERLPFWAVFGRIAPFGASLSLASIGYGTLTTFITLYYVSLGWTGAAYCLTVFGVCFILARLLLISSISRFGGFTSAIACMSIETVGLVLLWLAPSTGYALIGAGLAGFGLSLVYPALGVEAIKQVPNSSRGAGLSAYAVFFDLALAIAGPLMGAVALNLGYSWIFFSAAVLSVTGLGLTLLLKRRAMA; encoded by the coding sequence ATGTCTGTGCTGCAACTGCCTCCGCAACGCTCAATGGCGATCACCCTGCAGATCGTTTCCGTCGTGTTCTATAGCTTTATTGCCTTCCTCTGCATCGGCCTACCGATTGCCGTGTTGCCAGGGTATGTGCATGAACAGTTGGGTTTCAGCGCCATCGTGGCGGGGTTGACCATCGGCTCTCAATACCTGGCCACCCTGTTCACCCGCCCCATGGCCGGGCGTCTGTCGGACAGTGTTGGCACCAAGCGGGCGATTGTTTACGGGTTGTCGGGGATTGCATTGAGCGGTGTGCTGACGCTGATGTCGACCCTGCTGCAAAGTGTGCCATTGTTGAGCCTGATCATCCTGATCGCGAGCCGGTTACTGCTGGGGATCGCCCAAGGGTTGATCGCTGTCGGCACAGTCAGTTGGTGCGTGGGTCAGGTCGGTGCCGAGCATACGGCGCGTTCGATTTCCTGGAACGGCATCGCCTCGTATGGCGCCATCGCTATAGGCGCACCGCTGGGCGTGGTGATGGTCGCTGAACTGGGGTTCGCCAGCCTCGGGATCGCGTTGTCGTTACTGGCCTTGATGGCGCTGCTGTTGATCCGCAACAAACCTTCGGTACCGGTGATTCGCGGCGAACGTCTGCCGTTCTGGGCGGTGTTCGGACGCATTGCACCCTTCGGCGCGAGCTTGAGCCTGGCGTCCATCGGTTACGGCACGCTCACTACCTTTATTACCCTGTATTACGTCAGCCTTGGCTGGACCGGGGCGGCTTATTGCCTGACGGTGTTCGGGGTCTGTTTCATTCTGGCGCGACTGTTGCTCATTTCCAGCATTAGCCGTTTCGGTGGCTTCACCTCGGCCATTGCCTGCATGAGCATTGAAACCGTCGGGTTGGTCTTGCTGTGGTTGGCACCCTCTACAGGATATGCCTTGATTGGCGCCGGCTTGGCCGGGTTCGGCCTGTCGTTGGTGTATCCGGCGCTGGGGGTGGAAGCGATCAAGCAAGTGCCCAATTCCAGTCGCGGAGCGGGTTTAAGTGCTTATGCAGTATTTTTCGATCTGGCACTGGCGATTGCCGGGCCGCTGATGGGCGCAGTGGCGTTGAACCTGGGGTATTCGTGGATTTTCTTTAGTGCGGCGGTGTTGTCAGTCACTGGACTCGGGTTGACCTTATTACTAAAACGTCGCGCAATGGCGTGA
- a CDS encoding ABC-F family ATPase codes for MISTANITMQFGAKPLFENVSVKFGAGNRYGLIGANGCGKSTFMKILGADLEPSGGQVMLEPNVRLGKLRQDQFAYEEFTVIDTVIMGHEELWKVKAERDRIYSLPEMTEEDGMAVAELETEFAEMDGYTAESRAGELLLGLGIGIEQHFGPMSEVSPGWKLRVLLAQALFSDPEVLLLDEPTNHLDINTIRWLENILTQRSSLMIIISHDRHFLNSVCTHMADLDYGELRLFPGNYDEYMTVATQSREQLLSDNAKKKAQISELQSFVSRFSANASKAKQATSRAKAIDKIQLAEVKPSSRVSPFIRFEQTKKLHRQAVIVERMAKGFDGKPLFKDFSFQVEAGERVAIIGPNGIGKTTLLRTLVNELTPDAGTVKWTDAAELGYYAQDHAHDFEDDCNLFDWMGQWTQGGEQIVRGTLGRMLFSNDEILKSVKVISGGEQGRMLFGKLILQKPNVLIMDEPTNHLDMESIEALNLALENYPGTLIFVSHDREFVSSLATRIIELSADGVIDFSGTYDDYLRSQGVLM; via the coding sequence TTGATCTCCACAGCTAACATCACGATGCAGTTCGGCGCCAAGCCGCTTTTCGAAAACGTTTCGGTCAAATTCGGCGCCGGCAACCGCTACGGCCTGATCGGCGCCAACGGTTGCGGCAAGTCGACCTTCATGAAAATCCTCGGTGCTGACCTCGAACCGTCCGGCGGACAGGTCATGCTCGAGCCGAACGTGCGTCTGGGTAAATTGCGCCAGGACCAGTTCGCCTACGAAGAATTTACTGTGATCGACACCGTAATCATGGGCCATGAAGAGCTGTGGAAGGTCAAGGCCGAGCGCGATCGCATCTATTCGCTGCCGGAAATGACCGAAGAAGACGGCATGGCCGTGGCCGAGCTGGAAACCGAATTCGCCGAAATGGACGGTTATACCGCCGAATCCCGCGCTGGTGAATTGCTGTTGGGCCTGGGTATCGGCATCGAGCAGCACTTCGGCCCGATGAGCGAAGTGTCCCCGGGCTGGAAACTGCGCGTATTGCTGGCGCAGGCACTGTTCTCCGATCCTGAAGTGCTGTTGCTCGACGAACCGACCAACCACCTGGACATCAATACCATCCGCTGGCTGGAAAACATTCTGACCCAGCGCTCCAGCCTGATGATCATCATCTCCCACGACCGTCACTTCCTGAACAGCGTGTGCACCCACATGGCTGACCTGGACTACGGCGAGTTGCGCCTGTTCCCGGGCAACTACGACGAGTACATGACCGTGGCGACCCAGTCCCGCGAGCAACTGCTGTCGGACAACGCCAAGAAGAAGGCGCAAATTTCGGAACTGCAATCGTTCGTCAGCCGCTTCTCGGCCAACGCCTCGAAAGCCAAGCAAGCGACCTCCCGCGCCAAGGCGATCGACAAGATCCAGCTGGCCGAAGTCAAGCCTTCGAGCCGTGTGAGCCCGTTCATCCGTTTCGAACAAACCAAGAAGCTGCACCGTCAGGCGGTCATCGTCGAGCGCATGGCCAAAGGCTTCGACGGCAAGCCGCTGTTCAAGGACTTCAGCTTCCAGGTTGAAGCCGGCGAGCGCGTAGCGATCATCGGCCCGAACGGTATCGGTAAAACCACTCTGTTGCGTACTCTGGTCAACGAACTGACCCCGGATGCCGGTACCGTGAAGTGGACCGACGCCGCCGAACTGGGCTACTACGCCCAGGACCACGCTCACGACTTCGAAGACGACTGCAACCTGTTCGACTGGATGGGCCAGTGGACCCAGGGCGGCGAGCAAATCGTTCGCGGCACCCTCGGTCGTATGCTGTTCTCCAACGACGAGATCCTCAAATCAGTCAAGGTCATCTCCGGTGGTGAGCAAGGTCGCATGCTGTTCGGCAAGCTGATCCTGCAAAAGCCAAACGTGCTGATCATGGACGAACCGACCAACCACTTGGACATGGAATCCATCGAAGCGCTGAACCTGGCGCTGGAGAACTATCCGGGCACGCTGATTTTCGTCAGCCACGACCGTGAGTTCGTATCGTCCCTGGCCACCCGCATCATCGAGTTGAGCGCCGATGGCGTGATCGACTTCAGCGGCACCTATGATGACTACCTGCGTAGTCAGGGTGTTTTGATGTAA
- a CDS encoding excalibur calcium-binding domain-containing protein: protein MKLILVMLVVGLLAWKLSPELQSWAAAQLSNPKEVSIVVTAPKPVSAPFKCDGRKYCSQMTSCAEAKNFLQNCPGMKMDGDNDAIPCESQWCR from the coding sequence ATGAAACTGATTTTGGTGATGCTTGTTGTTGGTCTGTTGGCTTGGAAGCTTTCCCCTGAATTACAGTCCTGGGCTGCAGCTCAACTATCGAATCCCAAAGAAGTCTCTATAGTCGTGACTGCGCCGAAGCCTGTTTCAGCGCCATTCAAATGTGATGGGCGAAAATATTGTTCGCAGATGACCTCGTGCGCAGAGGCCAAAAACTTTCTGCAAAATTGCCCAGGAATGAAAATGGACGGCGACAACGACGCAATCCCCTGTGAGTCGCAGTGGTGCCGATGA
- the lpxO gene encoding lipid A hydroxylase LpxO, with translation MKLIIAAIYVISIAYVHLRGKVRHKLGRQLSDHSTFLAPINCFLYLFSKIPNKPYLNPADFPDLSPLQVHWEEIRAEGQSLLKAGEIKRSNQYDDVGFNSFFKSGWKRFYLKWYGDSHPSAAKLCPRTTELVQSIGSIKAAMFAELPPGSKLVRHRDPYAGSYRYHLGLETPNDAGCYINVDGENYHWRDGEAVMFDETFIHYAENTTAQNRIILFCDIERPMKYRWAAAFNSWFSRTVMAAAGAPNDAGDKVGGINRLFARIYKIRLRGKALKKRNRTRYSLEKWAIFAGLLAIFLLI, from the coding sequence GTGAAACTTATCATTGCCGCTATCTATGTCATCTCCATCGCGTATGTTCATTTGCGCGGAAAGGTTCGCCATAAATTAGGCCGTCAACTGAGCGACCACTCGACATTTCTGGCACCGATCAATTGTTTCCTTTATCTGTTCTCGAAAATCCCCAACAAACCTTATCTCAATCCGGCGGACTTTCCCGACCTGAGCCCTTTGCAGGTTCATTGGGAAGAGATTCGCGCCGAAGGCCAGAGCCTGCTCAAGGCTGGGGAAATCAAGCGTTCGAACCAATACGACGATGTGGGTTTCAACTCGTTTTTCAAAAGTGGCTGGAAGCGTTTTTATCTCAAGTGGTATGGCGACAGTCACCCGTCGGCCGCAAAGCTCTGCCCGCGCACCACTGAACTGGTGCAAAGCATTGGCTCGATCAAGGCGGCGATGTTCGCCGAACTGCCACCGGGTTCGAAACTGGTCCGTCACCGCGATCCGTATGCCGGTTCCTACCGTTATCATCTGGGGCTGGAAACGCCGAATGATGCCGGTTGCTACATCAACGTCGACGGTGAGAACTACCATTGGCGCGATGGCGAGGCGGTGATGTTCGATGAGACCTTCATTCACTACGCCGAAAACACCACTGCGCAAAACCGCATCATCCTGTTTTGTGACATTGAGCGGCCGATGAAGTATCGCTGGGCGGCGGCGTTCAACAGTTGGTTCAGCCGCACGGTGATGGCGGCGGCGGGCGCGCCGAACGATGCCGGCGACAAGGTCGGTGGTATCAACCGCTTGTTCGCCAGAATCTACAAGATTCGCCTGCGTGGCAAAGCGCTCAAGAAGCGTAACCGCACTCGCTACTCCCTGGAGAAGTGGGCGATTTTTGCTGGGTTGCTGGCGATTTTTCTTTTGATCTGA
- a CDS encoding Ku protein, translating into MARAIWKGAISFGLVHIPVALVSATSSRGIDFNWLDSRSMDPVGYKRINKVTGKDVTQEHIVKGIEYEKGRYVVLSEEEIRSAHPLSTQTIDIFAFVGSEQIPLQNIDTPYYLAPDKRGGKVYALLRETLSKTDKVALARVVLHSRQHLAALMPLESAMVLVMLRWPAEVRSLDQLELGSEVTKPDLAKGELEMAKRLVEDMSADWTPEEYHDSFEDKIMALVEKKANEGKIEDVETATGEEVRKTADVIDLTELLKRSLGGKGGGKTTAKAKTTTDKKATKHSRG; encoded by the coding sequence ATGGCACGGGCAATCTGGAAAGGCGCAATCAGTTTCGGGCTGGTGCACATCCCCGTGGCGCTGGTTTCGGCGACGTCTTCGCGCGGGATCGATTTCAACTGGCTCGACAGCCGCAGCATGGACCCGGTCGGCTACAAGCGCATCAACAAGGTCACCGGCAAGGACGTCACCCAAGAGCACATCGTCAAAGGGATCGAGTACGAAAAGGGACGTTACGTGGTGCTTAGTGAAGAGGAGATTCGCTCGGCTCATCCACTGTCGACCCAAACCATCGACATTTTTGCCTTTGTCGGCAGCGAGCAGATCCCCCTGCAAAACATCGACACGCCCTACTACCTGGCGCCGGACAAACGCGGCGGCAAGGTCTATGCGTTGTTGCGCGAAACCCTGAGCAAAACCGACAAGGTCGCCCTGGCTCGCGTGGTGTTGCATTCGCGCCAGCACTTGGCGGCCCTTATGCCGCTGGAATCAGCCATGGTGCTGGTGATGTTGCGCTGGCCCGCCGAAGTGCGCAGCCTGGATCAACTGGAGCTGGGCAGTGAAGTGACCAAGCCGGATCTGGCCAAAGGTGAGCTGGAGATGGCCAAACGGCTGGTGGAGGACATGAGTGCCGACTGGACGCCCGAGGAGTACCACGACAGCTTCGAAGACAAGATCATGGCGCTGGTCGAGAAGAAGGCGAATGAAGGCAAGATCGAAGATGTCGAAACGGCGACGGGTGAAGAGGTGCGTAAAACCGCCGATGTTATCGATCTGACCGAGCTGCTCAAACGCAGTCTTGGCGGCAAGGGCGGCGGTAAAACGACAGCAAAAGCCAAAACGACTACAGACAAAAAAGCCACGAAGCATTCTCGTGGCTGA
- a CDS encoding PQQ-dependent sugar dehydrogenase has translation MLRKVFLATVCASALLAVTAPVFAAPTQDFKSEQGTLEVTPIVKGLEHPWALAFLPDRQGMLVTERPGNLRLVSADGKLSGPLSGVPQVWAKGQGGLLDVVLSPDFKQDRMVYLSYAKGGGEGGKAGTAVGRGRLSEDLTALKDFRVIFRQEPKLSVGNHFGSRLVFDRDGYLFITLGENNDRPTAQDLDKLQGKIVRLYPDGKVPKDNPFVGQKGVRPEIWSYGQRNPQGAALNPWSGTLWENEHGPRGGDEINIIERGQNYGWPLATHGINYSGLPIPEAKGETAEGTVGPHHVWEKSPGLSGMAFYDGDRFKVWQHNVFIGALVSQELIRLQFDGDRVVHEERLLGELNKRIRDVRQGPDGYLYVLTDEEDGVLYKVGLK, from the coding sequence ATGTTGCGTAAAGTCTTCTTGGCCACCGTCTGTGCCAGCGCATTATTGGCAGTCACGGCGCCCGTCTTCGCAGCGCCAACACAGGATTTTAAAAGCGAGCAGGGCACCCTTGAGGTCACGCCGATCGTTAAAGGCCTGGAACATCCCTGGGCGCTGGCGTTTCTGCCCGACCGCCAAGGGATGCTAGTGACCGAACGGCCCGGCAACCTGCGGCTGGTCAGCGCCGACGGCAAACTCTCGGGCCCGCTCAGCGGCGTGCCTCAGGTCTGGGCCAAGGGGCAGGGCGGATTGCTCGATGTGGTGTTGTCGCCCGACTTCAAGCAAGACCGCATGGTCTATCTATCTTACGCCAAAGGGGGCGGTGAGGGCGGCAAGGCCGGCACGGCGGTCGGTCGCGGACGGTTGTCCGAAGACCTGACGGCCCTCAAGGATTTCAGGGTGATCTTCCGTCAGGAGCCCAAGCTCTCAGTCGGCAATCACTTCGGCTCGCGATTGGTGTTCGACCGCGACGGCTATCTATTCATCACCCTGGGCGAGAATAACGACCGGCCCACGGCGCAGGATCTCGACAAGCTGCAAGGCAAGATCGTGCGGCTCTACCCGGATGGCAAGGTGCCGAAGGACAATCCCTTCGTCGGGCAAAAAGGTGTTCGCCCGGAAATCTGGTCCTACGGCCAACGCAACCCGCAAGGTGCGGCACTCAACCCCTGGAGCGGCACACTCTGGGAAAACGAACACGGCCCCCGGGGTGGCGACGAGATCAACATCATCGAACGAGGCCAGAATTACGGCTGGCCGCTGGCAACCCACGGTATCAATTATTCCGGCCTGCCAATCCCAGAAGCCAAGGGCGAAACCGCCGAAGGTACCGTGGGCCCGCACCATGTCTGGGAAAAATCCCCCGGCCTCAGCGGCATGGCCTTCTATGATGGCGATCGCTTCAAGGTCTGGCAGCACAATGTGTTTATCGGTGCGCTGGTGAGTCAGGAGCTGATTCGTCTGCAGTTCGACGGCGACAGAGTTGTTCACGAAGAGCGGTTGCTGGGTGAGCTCAACAAACGGATTCGCGATGTACGGCAGGGGCCGGATGGGTATCTGTATGTGCTGACGGATGAGGAGGATGGCGTGTTGTACAAGGTTGGGTTGAAGTAA
- a CDS encoding DUF1652 domain-containing protein — translation MFLSALELRNIIESSFLPKRCQCTLSPDLSMTVKVYADDETDHLDLFVTGIDAQRLNGCREIKELIVELRSGLEHHVIEHPYSPKSKAH, via the coding sequence ATGTTTCTTTCTGCCTTGGAACTACGCAATATCATCGAGAGCAGTTTTCTCCCAAAACGCTGCCAATGCACGCTGTCACCGGACCTGTCGATGACCGTCAAAGTATACGCGGACGATGAAACGGATCATCTCGATCTGTTTGTCACCGGTATAGACGCCCAGCGTCTCAATGGATGTAGGGAGATAAAAGAGCTGATCGTCGAGTTGCGTTCGGGCCTTGAACATCACGTTATCGAGCATCCGTACAGCCCAAAGTCAAAAGCCCATTAA